Proteins from one Danaus plexippus chromosome 2, MEX_DaPlex, whole genome shotgun sequence genomic window:
- the LOC116765273 gene encoding protein Dr1 has translation MGSPERELCPPPSEEDELTLPRASINKMIKELVPSVRVAFESRELILNCCTEFIHLISSEANEVCNQSNKKTINAEHVLMALDRLGFSDYTVEAEAVLKDCKAVAAKRRRQSTRLENLGIPEEELFRQQQELFAKAREEQAKQEQQQWLLLQQQGLAGADGMPQSYIPPPSGLKQESQEDDDDDYS, from the exons ATGGGGAGTCCTGAGAGAGAATTGTGCCCTCCACCTTCGGAAGAAGACGAACTTACTTTACCTAGAGCAAGTATAAACAAGATGATTAAAGAATTAGTACCTTCTGTACGCGTAGCGTTTGAATCAAGAGAATTGATTCTTAATTGCTGTACAGAATTCATTCATCTTATCAGTTCAGAAGCCAATGAAGTTTGTAATCAAAGTAACAAGAAAACGATTAATGCTGAACATGTTCTTATgg CTTTGGATAGATTAGGATTTAGTGATTATACAGTTGAAGCCGAGGCGGTCCTTAAAGATTGTAAAGCAGTGGCTGCAAAGCGAAGAAGACAAAGTACTAGATTAGAAAATCTTGGTATCCCAGAAGAAGAGCTATTTAGACAACAACAAGAATTGTTTGCAAAG GCTAGAGAAGAACAAGCAAAGCAGGAACAGCAGCAGTGGTTATTACTGCAGCAACAAGGTCTTGCCGGTGCTGATGGAATGCCTCAGTCCTACATACCGCCACCATCTGGTCTGAAACAGGAGTCACAAgaagatgatgatgatgactaTTCCTAA
- the LOC116779707 gene encoding coiled-coil domain-containing protein 25, whose product MVFYFTSNVVAPPVTLFMGADKHENEDLIKWGWPEDVWFHVDKISSAHVYLRLGPGQTIDDIPNAVLDDACQLVKANSIMGNKMNDIDIVYTMWSNLKKTPSMEVGQVAFHRDKEVRKVRVVKRINETINRLNKTKKETFPDLRLERETRDRLEREDKKKLLREKKEKEKEEEKRKKEEAELRSYATLMKTENMTTNYDGNDSDDFM is encoded by the exons atggttttCTATTTTACAAGTAATGTTGTTGCACCACCGGTTACTCTATTTATGGGAGCCGATAAACATGAAA ATGAAGATTTAATAAAGTGGGGTTGGCCTGAAGACGTATGGTTTCATGTAGACAAAATTTCGTCAGCCCATGTATATCTACGTTTGGGTCCA GGTCAAACCATCGATGATATACCAAATGCTGTACTTGATGATGCCTGCCAGCTGGTAAAGGCTAATTCAATAATGGGTAATAAGATGAATGACATTGATATAGTTTATACTATGTGGTCTAATTTAAAGAAGACACCCAGTATGGAG GTTGGCCAAGTTGCTTTTCATAGAGACAAGGAAGTTCGAAAAGTCAGGGttgtaaaaagaattaatgaaacaataaataggctcaataaaacaaaaaaagaaacattccCTGATTTAAGACTGGAGAGGGAAACAAGAGATAGATTGGAAAGGgaagataaaaagaaattgttaagAGAAAAGAAAgagaaagaaaaagaagaagaaaaacgAAAAAAGGAGGAAGCTGAGCTAAGAAGTTATGCAACTTTGATGAAAACAGAGAATATGACAACAAATTATGATGGAAATGATTCTGACGACTTTATgtga
- the LOC116779706 gene encoding queuine tRNA-ribosyltransferase catalytic subunit has translation MKNTPKALSFTVQSQCLKTRARTGLMKLPHYTVKTPVFMPVGTQGTMKGILPDQLEELDCEIILGNTYHLGNRPGVEVLKKAGGLHKFMGWNRALLTDSGGFQMVSLLKLAEITEEGVKFRSPYDNSEIMLTPEKSIEIQNCIGADIIMQLDDVVQTTFQDYDRIKEATERTSRWLDRCLSAHQRPTEQNIFPIVQGLLNADLRKQSAEEHMTKDVNGFAIGGLSGGEAKDDFWPMVSLSTGILDNNRPRYLMGVGLAVDLVVCVALGVDMFDCVFPTRTARFGCALINKGQLNLKQKIYETDLNPIDIDCLCETCKRYTRAYLHCIVSSETVACHLISVHNIHFQMRLMRTMRENIEKGTFPEFVKQFMNEVYPQKTFPSWIINSLSSVGISLE, from the exons ATGAAGAATACGCCAAAAGCACTTTCATTTACTGTGCAATCTCAGTGTTTGAAAACACGTGCACGTACAGGACTAATGAAACTACCCCATTACACTGTAAAAACACCAGTATTCATGCCAGTAGGAACACAG GGAACTATGAAAGGCATACTACCAGATCAACTTGAGGAGTTAGATTGTGAAATTATACTGGGAAATACTTATCATTTAGGAAACAGACCCGGTGTTGAAGTGCTTAAAAAAGCAGGAGGGCTTCATAAATTTATGGGTTGGAATAGGGCTCTTCTCACAGATTCAGGAGGATTCCAAATGGTGTCCTTATTGAAATTAGCAGAAATCACAGAGGAAGGAGTTAAATTTAGATCTCCTTATGATAACAGTGAAATTATGCTAACTCCAGAAAAAtctattgaaattcaaaattgcATAG GTGCAGATATTATTATGCAACTTGATGATGTTGTGCAAACAACATTTCAAGACTATGACAGAATTAAAGAAGCCACTGAAAGAACAAGTAGATGGCTGGACAGATGCTTAAGTGCACATCAGCGTCCTactgaacaaaatatatttcctattgTACAAGGATTGCTAAATGCTGATTTACGAAAGCAAAGTGCTGAGGAACACATGACCAAAGATGTTAATGGTTTTGCAATTGGAGGATTGAG TGGAGGTGAAGCAAAGGATGATTTTTGGCCAATGGTCAGTCTGAGCACTGgaatattagataataatcGACCACGCTACTTAATGGGAGTAGGATTAGCTGTAGACTTGGTTGTCTGTGTAGCTTTGGGAGTGGATATGTTTGACTGCGTTTTCCCCACACGCACTGCT AGATTTGGATGTGCACTTATCAACAAAGGtcaactaaatttaaaacaaaagatttatGAAACTGATTTGAATCCAATTGATATAGATTGCTTATGTGAAACATGCAAAAGATATACTAGGGCATATTTACATTGTATTGTTTCATCAGAGACGGTAGCTTGTCACCTTATATCTgtccataatatacatttccAG ATGCGGTTAATGAGAACTATGagagaaaatattgaaaaaggcACATTCCCTGAATTTGTTAAGCAATTCATGAATGAAGTTTATCCACAAAAAACTTTTCCATCTTGGATTATTAACTCATTAAGCTCAGTGGGGATCAGTTTAGAATAA
- the LOC116779612 gene encoding uncharacterized protein LOC116779612, translated as MESTKLLQNDPPEVMVLPPNILEKLGIDLGNIQPCSNGTNAKSGTRQPEDISVLDINAPNYVPGKNNDEEFDGSSILETANLMKASVFLSPTFTNLKATNGLNDLEFNNFENAIATIECNVSKPLKSNSPKNNRVVNITLENKSNSSNGVQKNNARGKLQKSNNKINIISEEIIGLEKIKDLITSEILVSNNLASVPINTIITEKTINIKNGAASVPSKEKNNNDCKDNNDKPFNDCKAVENKVANINNGIQDQLDKSIQFQIDNDGLKLSKEINLINNTNGDIIMNKNHEEKCSNENQDLVKNCDKDLKITSEQQDEHAISSSEEIVTIIHVINENVDEADASKDLNFSIPDSVCHFTVTETIDIVVPEHSELSINYDQENKSCDVKTSADEKILGDRKDAKINNKNLEISTRNKIINVNQNKVKSKLCIQGVEKPGGDDDNVNKGIYDKDLKTYFKRKQTKCLKQLFLDNQDCIKNNLDVEVNINLDVNNINSIYEKRSQKFCVCKDFGYFFYYDKDDDYQHIHYWEQKGAECSLDTLLSIYEDNKVYDVNINEPEYNEIETVKEDDQEQNSTDVCNICWMSVNSDIENEDLVEINKEAETRQITQSIEPQVKNTDEAKRNKPLHSQDVNRELQDVSSECSKSNSSVTTQNKSRKRTIEDTEDGSMNKIKSTNKCRRRSDRNYVRNNVTSEENISDEPKLVKITENASSEKTYKNILRETKFVYGPKKRSVVNEIKTFTDVKTSNRELNSIVDCHSKSASEQNIDTKIIEVTYENHHKTAKKRKNSLSLNDVSPEVTKKKKMEDVIENRNISCGLCKAKVVTSEWDNHVRDHCFIAWEEGQKFDFNNDLLCDRLKRHLNDNGKLVCVICDKVIKRVKKFLSHVEGCILYGHVEQSDDLKNVMSRQSKHTVCGVCKTQVPKSLWIEHIAKEHNYIAWKDGDKVLDVGDEEAVKRHLNKLASDVKRFECKSCGTKRKCSDSFFKHIQKCGKLDEGMDTADNSVGAEDDTSVTCGVCQNKMSANEWQNHQFKEHKYLAWKAGEQELDLNDTEHVYSHLYNLSKDLGGLLCSKCGCRRKYVNSYLKHIEKCDGEENPNCTLDSTMNESNVSINKTLGDDVTGDLEGIVRCGVCSKEIDRKQWENHIKKEHFYKAWQEGQKPVNLDNEEDVYNHLYAMSKKYKGLVCNNCGTNRKYVKTFLQHIESCNSQDSFITDEVLKQETCKCGVCGEEVASKMWKTHAMKTHYNVAWLDQQTPIDTNNGTAVEKCLKEYKQAYNKFVCNACGITRVSAVGFFAHVLQCGKTEEEIDKHRGVCDICNNKYLLIYKNQHISMHRDQEYAKQRKLELQVEKEEKQKQQKHSDALPEKRQAAERARHVIEKYKKQFKHNCPTCDFGGDSEEDLKKHTCSKTKYNFSESEDSLQFSSEQESEDSDANCELLEEELEKPQKNNTKKKKHSDSNPATAFLPFPVKNTQTYLAESAEDFREKFLTSDILYPQWRTCEYEVVSDDLLTNYLPTLEESCKLQLQKDEWIALKKFESVNDHKWVSASFTGGCIQCVSWCPPHVSDAEDELGHVLSAAVHVSRDAPRLPADTCHTHHAMLQIWDYGDMRTKPKFALGIALDFGTIWAKDWCPSGTRDMLNGEPTTFKRLGLLSIACSNGSAYILSVPYPSSITDGGKKIFNLKPVAELRLTRGDRRKYQATAINWPAQKGHSTIVVGYSDGTTASYNLSCDSPLLTETEDGVKIFYPYQDERTHNTCVTAVTSFPSSGVSCPAGSSSATGGSRSVCRGVGRGSRSAVTATSACFMPHWPDLLLAGNDAIVYQAPNVLSWVGNGRRLGSQQACAGCNTCGRVALVAPPAVRLVTTHPVHNDLNKITVALLQMKPLVDKKSKQKNDDLATRLEPVTYEDAVKKYGVELKLAEDCDKSYLQQSNKPRDHYPERFPLSDVPAMAFNLSPKQHKKLAIATHSGFIFVLTV; from the exons atggaatCTACAAAGTTACTTCAGAATGACCCTCCAGAAGTTATGGTATTACCACCtaacattttagaaaaattgGGCATTGATTTAGGAAATATTCAGCCCTGTAGTAATGGAACAAATGCAAAATCAG GTACCAGACAACCTGAAGACATATCTGTATTGGATATCAATGCACCCAATTATGTACCTGgtaaaaataatgatgaagAATTTGATGGATCTTCGATTTTAGAAACAGCTAATTTGATGAAGGCATCAGTTTTCTTAAGTCCCACATTTACTAATTTGAAGGCAACCAACGGTTTAAATGATCTCGAgttcaataattttgaaaacgctATAGCCACCATAGAGTGCAATGTTTCCAAacctttaaaaagtaatagcCCAAAAAACAATAGAGtagttaatataactttagaaaataaatcaaacagtTCCAACGGTGTGCAGAAAAATAATGCCAgag gAAAACTACAaaagtcaaataataaaataaacataatatctgAAGAAATTATTGGGTTGgagaaaattaaagatttaataacaTCTGAGATACTGGTTAGCAATAATCTTGCTTCTGTGCCAATTAACACAATAATTAcagaaaaaactattaatatcaaaaatggtGCAGCTTCAGTGCCATCAAaggagaaaaataataatgattgtaAGGATAACAATGATAAACCATTCAATGATTGTAAAGCAGTAGAAAATAAAGTTGCCAACATAAATAACGGAATTCAAGATCAATTGGACAAATCAATTCAGTTCCAAATAGATAACGATGGTTTAAAGTTAtcaaaggaaataaatttgataaataatacaaatggagatataattatgaataagaaTCATGAAGAAAAATGCTCAAATGAAAACCAGGATCTTGTGAAAAATTGTGACAAAGATTTAAAGATCACGTCTGAGCAGCAAGATGAACATGCTATTTCTAGTTCAGAAGAAATTGTAACTATTATtcatgttataaatgaaaatgttgatGAGGCAGATGCgagtaaagatttaaatttctccATTCCTGATAGTGTATGTCACTTCACTGTCACAGAAACAATTGATATAGTAGTTCCCGAACATTCCGAACTTAGCATTAACTATGATCAGGAAAATAAATCTTGTGATGTAAAAACTTCAGCAGACGAAAAAATTTTAGGTGACAGAAAAGATgccaaaattaataacaagaaCCTAGAAATAAGtactagaaataaaattataaatgtcaatCAAAACAAAGTTAAATCAAAGCTGTGTATACAGGGTGTTGAGAAACCCGGTGGAGATGATGATAATGTAAACAAAGGTATTTATGATAAAGATTTAaagacttattttaaaagaaaacaaacaaagtGCTTGAAACAGTTGTTTCTAGATAATCAAGActgcataaaaaataatttagatgtTGAGGTAAACATAAACTtagatgtaaataatataaatagtatatatgaaaagagatcacaaaaattttgtgtatgtaaagattttggttattttttctACTACGACAAAGATGATGATTATCAACATATACATTATTGGGAGCAAAAAGGTGCTGAATGTTCTCTAGATACATTACTTAGTATTTATGAAGATAACAAAGTATatgatgtaaatataaacgaGCCTGAGTATAATGAAATAGAAACAGTCAAAGAAGACGACCAAGAACAGAACAGTACAGATGTTTGCAATATATGTTGGATGAGTGTAAATAGTGATATTGAAAATGAAGATTTAGtcgaaattaataaagaagcTGAAACCCGTCAAATAACTCAATCTATTGAACCACAGGTTAAAAATACTGATGAAGCAAAAAGAAACAAACCATTACATTCTCAAGATGTTAATAGAGAATTGCAAgat gtttCTTCAGAGTGCAGTAAAAGTAATAGCtcagtcacaacgcaaaacaAAAGTAGAAAACGCACGATTGAAGATACCGAAGACGGGTCtatgaataaaatcaaatctaCAAACAAATGTCGTAGAAGAAGTGACAGAAATTACGTACGTAATAATGTTACCagtgaagaaaatatatctgaTGAACCGAAACTTGtaaaaattacagaaaatgcGTCTTCcgaaaaaacatataaaaatatcttaagggAAACTAAATTCGTATATGGTCCAAAGAAACGTTCGgttgttaatgaaataaagacTTTTACTGATGTTAAGACAAGTAATAGAGAATTAAATAGTATCGTTGATTGTCATAGTAAAAGCGCGAGTGAACAAAACATCGATACCAAAATAATTGAAGTAACTTATGAAAATCATCACAAAACTGCTAAG aaaagaaaaaattctttatcatTAAACGATGTTAGTCCAGAAGTAACTAAGAAGAAAAAGATGGAAGATGTTatagaaaatagaaatatttcgtGTGGTTTATGTAAAGCTAAGGTGGTAACTAGTGAATGGGATAATCATGTTAGGGATCATTGTTTTATAGCCTGGGAAGAGGGTCAGAAATTT GATTTCAATAATGATCTTCTATGTGATCGACTCAAGCGACATTTGAATGATAACGGAAAATTAGTGTGCGTGATATGTGATAAAGTTATTAAGCGGGTGAAGAAATTTTTAAGCCATGTGGAaggatgtattttatat gGTCACGTTGAACAATcggatgatttaaaaaatgtaatgtcgCGTCAATCGAAACACACAGTATGTGGAGTTTGCAAGACACAAGTCCCCAAAAGCTTGTGGATAGAACATATAGCTAAAGAGCATAATTATATAGCTTGGAAAGATGGAGATAAAGTAttg gaTGTTGGAGATGAAGAAGCAGTTAAAAGGCATTTGAATAAGTTGGCTAGTGATGTTAAAAGATTCGAGTGCAAATCCTGCGGCACAAAACGCAAGTGTTCGGACTCTTTCTTCAAACATATTCAAAAATGTGGAAAATTAGACGAAGGAATG GATACAGCAGACAATTCGGTAGGAGCTGAAGATGATACGTCAGTAACATGTGGAGTGTGTCAGAACAAGATGTCAGCTAACGAATGGCAAAACCACCAATTCAAAGAACACAAATATCTAGCGTGGAAAGCTGGGGAACAAGAGTTG GATCTCAATGACACTGAGCATGTGtattcacatttatataatctgtccAAAGATCTCGGCGGACTTCTATGCAGTAAGTGCGGGTGTCGACGCAAGTATGTTAATTCTTATTTGAAGCACATAGAGAAATGTGATGGGGAAGAg AATCCAAACTGTACATTGGATTCCACTATGAACGAAAGTAATGTGTCAATAAACAAAACCTTGGGAGACGATGTGACTGGAGACTTAGAGGGAATTGTTAGATGTGGAGTGTGCTCAAAGGAAATTGATAGAAAGCAATGGgagaatcatataaaaaaagaacactTCTATAAGGCGTGGCAGGAAGGACAGAAGCCTgtg aaTTTAGATAACGAAGAGGATGTGTATAACCATCTGTATGCGATGAGTAAGAAATATAAGGGTCTGGTTTGCAACAACTGCGGCACCAACAGGAAATATGTTAAGACATTCCTCCAACATATAGAGTCCTGTAACTCCCAGGACTCGTTTATCACAGATGAAGTTCTTAAACAAG aaacCTGTAAATGCGGTGTTTGCGGCGAAGAAGTTGCAAGTAAAATGTGGAAGACCCATGCTATGAAGACACATTACAACGTGGCGTGGCTGGATCAACAGACACCTATT GATACCAACAATGGAACAGCGGTTGAGAAATGTTTGAAGGAATACAAACaggcttataataaattcgtttGCAATGCGTGCGGTATAACGCGGGTTTCCGCCGTGGGGTTCTTCGCCCACGTGTTGCAGTGTGGGAAAACTGAAGAG gaAATCGATAAACATAGAGGCGTCTGCGACAtatgcaataataaatatttactgataTATAAGAATCAACATATATCGATGCACAGAGATCAGGAGTACGCGAAACAGAGAAAGCTGGAGCTACAAGTGGAGAAGGAGgagaaacaaaaacaacagAAACACTCTGACGCGTTACCTGAGAAGAGACAAGCTGCTGAGAG AGCCCGTCATGTTattgaaaagtataaaaag CAATTTAAGCATAACTGTCCTACTTGCGACTTTGGTGGCGATTCCGAAGAAGATTTGAAGAAGCACACGTGCTCGAAGACGAAGTATAACTTTAGCGAGTCCGAAGATTCTCTGCAATTCAGTTCGGAACAAGAATCTGAGGACAGCGACGCTAACTGTGAACTGTTAGAGGAAGAACTAGAAAAGCCTCAGAAGAATAatactaagaaaaaaaaacattctgaCTCAA ATCCTGCTACTGCATTCTTACCGTTTCCCGTCAAAAACACGCAGACGTATTTAGCTGAGAGTGCAGAGGACTT TCGTGAGAAGTTCTTAACGAGCGACATACTGTACCCACAGTGGAGGACATGCGAGTACGAGGTCGTGTCAGATGACCTGCTGACAAATTACTTGCCGACCTTGGAGGAATCGTGCAAATTACAGTTACAGAAAGACGAATGGATAGCGTTGAAGAAGTTTGAGTCGGTTAATGATCACAAGTGGG TGAGTGCATCTTTCACGGGCGGTTGTATCCAGTGCGTGTCGTGGTGTCCGCCGCACGTGTCGGACGCGGAGGACGAGCTGGGTCACGTGTTGAGCGCGGCCGTGCACGTGTCCCGGGACGCGCCACGCCTCCCCGCCGACACGTGTCACACACACCACGCCATGCTGCAGATATGGGACTACGGGGACATGCGCAC gaAACCAAAATTTGCTCTGGGTATAGCTCTTGATTTTGGGACAATTTGGGCGAAAGATTGGTGTCCATCGGGCACGCGTGACATGTTGAACGGAGAGCCGACAACTTTTAAAAGACTTGGTCTTTTATCTATAGCATGCTCAAACGGTTCAGCGTACATATTATCAGTACCCTATCCTTCAAGCATAACGGACGG gggGAAAAAGATTTTCAACCTAAAGCCAGTCGCGGAGCTGAGATTGACTCGTGGTGATCGGCGGAAGTATCAAGCTACAGCTATCAATTGGCCAGCG CAAAAAGGGCATTCCACTATAGTAGTCGGATATTCTGATGGAACAACCGCCTCGTATAATCTGTCGTGCGATTCTCCTCTTTTGACCGAAACAGAGGACGGCGTTAAGATATTCTATCCTTATCAAGACGAACGAACACACAACACATGTGTCACCG CGGTGACGTCATTTCCTAGTAGCGGCGTGTCGTGCCCGGCGGGTTCTTCGTCGGCTACCGGCGGCTCGCGGTCCGTGTGTCGCGGAGTCGGCCGCGGCTCTCGCTCCGCAGTCACCGCCACCTCGGCCTGCTTCATGCCGCACTGGCCCGACCTACTGCTGGCTGGGAACGACGCTATCG TATATCAAGCTCCGAACGTGTTGTCGTGGGTGGGGAACGGGCGTCGCCTGGGCTCGCAGCAGGCGTGTGCTGGATGCAACACGTGCGGACGGGTGGCGCTAGTGGCGCCGCCCGCGGTGCGACTCGTCACTACACACCCCGTGCATAACGaccttaataaaatt ACAGTGGCGCTGTTACAAATGAAACCGCTCGTGGATAAGAAATCCAAGCAGAAGAATGACGACCTCGCCACGAGACTTGAGCCGGTGACTTATGAAGACGCCGTCAAGAAATATGGAGTAGAGTTGAAACTAGCTGAAGATTGTGACAAG AGCTACCTCCAACAGTCAAACAAGCCGAGAGACCACTACCCAGAGAGATTCCCGCTCTCAGACGTGCCAGCTATGGCCTTCAACCTGTCTCCGAAGCAACACAAGAAACTGGCGATCGCCACACATTCTggatttattttcgttttgaCTGTATGA